A stretch of the Vulcanisaeta souniana JCM 11219 genome encodes the following:
- the bgaS gene encoding beta-galactosidase BgaS yields the protein MLSFPRSFRFGWSQAGFQSEMGIPGDEDPNSDWWVWVHDSENIMSGLVSGDLPENGPGYWGLYRVFHENAIKMGLDIARVNVEWSRVFPNPMPEPPSSNVEVVNDKVLKIDVDERDLRRLDETSNKAAIEHYKAIFNDLKNRNIFFILNLYHWPLPLWIHDPIRVRRGDLSGPTGWLDIKTVINFARFAAYVAWKFDDIVDVYSTMNEPNVVAWNGYINVKWGFPPGYLNPILAMKALANLIQAHARAYDAIKTISKKPIGIIYANNAFTPLTDNDEKAVELVERDARWSFFDAIIHGNLYGEVREDLRNRLDWIGVNYYSRVVVKLINDNSYIIVPGYGHTCEKNSVSPDNRPCSDFGWEFYPEGLYDVLMKYWRRYHLPMYVTENGIADSADYLRPYYLVSHIYQVYRALSDGVDVRGYLHWSLTDNYEWASGFSMRFGLLYVDYVTKKQYWRPSAYIYREIAINKAIPDELMHLNAIPPVKPLRR from the coding sequence ATACTATCATTTCCCAGAAGCTTCAGGTTCGGTTGGTCCCAGGCCGGCTTCCAATCCGAAATGGGTATACCAGGTGATGAAGATCCCAACAGTGATTGGTGGGTTTGGGTCCACGATAGCGAGAATATAATGTCAGGTCTTGTCAGTGGCGATTTACCAGAGAATGGACCTGGTTACTGGGGTCTTTACAGGGTTTTCCATGAGAATGCCATTAAGATGGGACTTGACATTGCCAGGGTTAATGTTGAGTGGTCCAGGGTATTCCCAAACCCAATGCCCGAGCCACCCAGTAGTAATGTTGAGGTTGTTAACGATAAGGTGCTCAAGATCGATGTTGATGAACGCGACTTAAGAAGACTCGATGAGACATCTAATAAGGCTGCAATTGAACACTATAAGGCAATCTTCAATGACTTAAAGAATAGGAACATATTCTTCATACTGAACCTCTATCATTGGCCGCTACCGCTATGGATTCATGACCCAATTAGGGTCAGGAGGGGCGATCTTTCAGGACCCACCGGTTGGCTTGACATTAAGACAGTGATCAACTTCGCCAGGTTCGCGGCCTATGTGGCTTGGAAATTCGATGACATAGTTGACGTGTACTCAACAATGAATGAGCCGAACGTGGTTGCTTGGAACGGCTATATCAACGTTAAGTGGGGGTTCCCGCCGGGGTATTTAAATCCCATACTGGCTATGAAGGCCTTGGCTAATTTAATTCAGGCCCATGCCAGGGCTTACGACGCGATTAAGACGATTAGTAAGAAACCGATTGGGATTATCTATGCGAATAATGCCTTCACTCCATTAACTGATAATGACGAGAAGGCCGTAGAGTTAGTTGAGCGAGATGCTAGGTGGTCGTTCTTTGATGCCATCATCCATGGTAACTTATATGGCGAGGTTAGGGAGGATCTTAGGAATAGGCTTGATTGGATTGGTGTTAATTATTATTCAAGGGTTGTGGTTAAGCTCATTAACGATAATTCATACATAATAGTCCCTGGATATGGACATACCTGTGAGAAGAACTCCGTAAGCCCTGATAATAGGCCGTGCAGTGACTTTGGTTGGGAGTTTTACCCGGAGGGCCTGTACGATGTATTGATGAAATACTGGAGGAGGTATCACCTGCCCATGTACGTTACCGAGAACGGAATCGCTGACTCGGCCGATTACCTAAGGCCGTACTACCTTGTTAGCCACATTTACCAGGTGTATAGGGCCTTGAGTGATGGGGTTGATGTTAGGGGCTACCTACACTGGTCATTGACGGATAATTACGAGTGGGCCTCAGGCTTCAGCATGAGGTTTGGCCTGCTATACGTTGATTACGTCACTAAGAAGCAGTACTGGAGGCCCTCGGCCTACATATATAGGGAGATAGCCATTAATAAGGCGATACCCGACGAGTTAATGCACCTAAATGCGATACCACCTGTAAAACCGCTAAGGAGGTAG
- a CDS encoding SDH family Clp fold serine proteinase gives MILDIYTDVLGYLFWILLFIAMLSPWLSIRSLQRTRLRLIELMERKYGSRVITMIHRQEKIGLLGVPIYRYIDIEDSEAIIRAIRTTPPNIPIMLILHTPGGLVLAASQIAKALKAHPAKKIVVVPHYAMSGGTLIALAADEIIMDPNAVLGPVDPQLGGPSGMYLPAPSIIRAVEIKGKDKVDDQTLILADMAEKAINQVRDLVIELIKDKVGEERAKYIADKLVSGYYTHDYPITVEQLRDMGLKVSTDVPPEVYELMMLYPQARTNRPGIEYLPYPMVPRPTTRETRSDVFLS, from the coding sequence ATGATTCTTGATATATACACAGACGTACTTGGGTACCTTTTCTGGATACTCCTCTTCATAGCAATGCTATCACCATGGTTGTCAATAAGGTCACTACAGCGCACCAGGTTGAGACTTATAGAGTTGATGGAGCGTAAGTACGGCTCTAGGGTAATAACCATGATACACAGACAGGAGAAGATTGGTTTGCTCGGTGTACCGATTTATAGATACATAGATATTGAGGACTCAGAGGCCATTATAAGGGCCATCAGGACAACACCACCCAATATCCCGATCATGCTCATTCTACACACCCCTGGAGGACTCGTGCTTGCAGCATCACAAATAGCCAAGGCCCTTAAGGCGCACCCAGCCAAGAAGATTGTGGTGGTGCCTCACTACGCCATGAGTGGAGGCACATTAATTGCCCTAGCGGCTGATGAAATAATAATGGACCCAAACGCCGTACTCGGTCCAGTAGACCCACAACTTGGTGGTCCCAGTGGAATGTACTTACCTGCGCCGTCAATAATTAGGGCGGTTGAGATTAAGGGTAAGGATAAGGTTGATGATCAGACGCTGATACTTGCTGACATGGCTGAGAAGGCCATTAATCAGGTTAGGGATTTAGTTATTGAGCTAATTAAGGATAAGGTCGGCGAGGAAAGGGCCAAGTACATAGCTGATAAATTGGTTAGTGGTTATTATACTCATGATTACCCAATAACAGTGGAGCAACTGAGGGATATGGGGCTTAAGGTATCGACTGATGTGCCGCCTGAAGTTTATGAACTAATGATGCTATATCCACAGGCCAGGACAAATAGGCCGGGAATCGAGTACTTACCATATCCTATGGTACCAAGACCAACAACAAGAGAGACAAGGAGTGATGTATTCCTTTCATGA
- a CDS encoding glycosyltransferase family 2 protein: MEITALIISTTRSRAPLLRYAISSAINQSRGPNELVVVMSYYDREIKDLVDPYGFVIHHVSTGVGPMWARGIRESSGDVIAFLDDDDEWLQNKLSHVEKAFSSITGLGLYHNLFQFVDANGNELHCHELPAYYCSMILNRSAIIKDDLGLYMRSKVDEWLHADYWSLFYNTSSLSALKDALTSRLNLIESINLYSDALFFILVLSQCYTVLHEPIILTKYRIHAGQTSRKILNGEFMDMATRDHELFNRIIKEHNTCR; encoded by the coding sequence GTGGAAATAACGGCCTTAATTATCAGCACCACGAGGTCTAGGGCACCATTGCTTAGATACGCCATTTCCTCAGCGATTAATCAATCCAGAGGACCTAATGAATTAGTTGTTGTTATGTCATATTACGATAGGGAGATCAAGGATTTGGTTGATCCGTACGGTTTTGTGATTCACCATGTAAGCACCGGGGTAGGCCCAATGTGGGCCAGGGGCATTAGGGAGTCGAGTGGTGACGTTATTGCATTCCTTGATGATGACGATGAGTGGTTACAAAACAAGCTTAGTCATGTTGAGAAGGCATTCAGTAGCATTACTGGGCTTGGTCTTTATCATAACTTGTTTCAATTCGTTGATGCTAACGGTAATGAGCTACACTGCCATGAATTACCTGCCTATTACTGCTCAATGATCCTCAATAGGAGCGCCATTATTAAGGATGACCTTGGCTTGTACATGCGTTCCAAGGTTGATGAATGGTTGCACGCTGATTATTGGTCGTTATTCTACAACACGTCAAGTCTATCGGCGCTTAAGGATGCATTGACGAGTAGGCTTAATTTAATTGAAAGTATTAACCTATACTCCGACGCCTTATTTTTCATATTAGTACTAAGCCAATGCTACACCGTACTTCATGAACCAATTATCCTGACCAAGTATAGAATTCATGCCGGGCAAACATCAAGGAAAATCTTAAACGGTGAATTCATGGATATGGCTACTAGGGATCATGAATTATTTAATAGAATAATTAAGGAACATAATACCTGTAGGTAG